One genomic segment of Intestinimonas butyriciproducens includes these proteins:
- a CDS encoding helix-turn-helix domain-containing protein, with product MQAKTANRGDIDMPRKRTSIPENYNAPLPTMLRELMSSSGYTQADLATHLGITRQSVSAYMDGSANPTPTTIVNIASFLGVSTDYLLGVSSYGKEETAHLTAEEIGLSEHAASVLKLENSQEDRSKLIVLNYLIENGLFLEKITSYFAFSAEDVAQKKPFSLIPYDKRNIDVRLYFADIIENLQKFKSDFYDRIKNDTTATEQTAFALISKCVDDATAVQWCQLLYDHRDDPAKNTQLSIIAKFLRFYGYSDFMHRLGCDLEQFIISEDEKEAE from the coding sequence GTGCAAGCAAAAACTGCTAATCGAGGTGATATAGATATGCCACGCAAGCGAACCAGTATTCCAGAGAATTATAATGCTCCGCTTCCTACAATGTTACGAGAACTCATGTCATCTTCTGGGTACACTCAAGCAGACTTGGCCACTCATCTTGGTATTACACGCCAGTCTGTATCTGCTTATATGGATGGCAGTGCAAATCCAACTCCTACTACAATCGTCAATATTGCAAGTTTTCTTGGCGTTTCCACTGACTATCTTCTGGGTGTATCAAGTTATGGAAAGGAGGAGACAGCACACCTCACCGCTGAGGAAATCGGACTTTCTGAGCACGCTGCCTCTGTTTTGAAATTGGAAAACAGCCAAGAAGACAGGTCAAAACTGATAGTTTTGAACTATTTGATAGAAAATGGTTTATTTTTAGAAAAAATTACATCCTATTTTGCATTTTCTGCTGAGGATGTGGCACAGAAAAAGCCATTTTCTCTAATCCCGTATGATAAGCGAAATATAGATGTCCGGCTCTATTTTGCTGATATTATAGAGAACCTTCAAAAATTCAAGTCGGATTTCTATGACCGTATTAAAAATGACACCACCGCCACAGAGCAAACGGCATTTGCCTTAATCAGCAAGTGCGTTGACGATGCTACTGCGGTACAATGGTGCCAGTTACTTTACGATCATCGGGATGACCCAGCTAAAAATACACAACTCAGCATTATTGCAAAATTCCTGCGTTTTTACGGCTACTCAGATTTTATGCACCGCTTGGGTTGTGATCTGGAACAGTTTATTATCTCCGAAGACGAAAAGGAGGCTGAATAA
- a CDS encoding tyrosine-type recombinase/integrase: MASYKKTTDAGGATVYKVQVSNGRGRKVTRSWRPEPGWSAKTIKRELDKFAANLENELAEGTLKTRQEDLEERRLAALEAAKIKTLRQYADGVFMSAKEATFSENSRSNYRQCLDKHILPVLGDFPMRDITPSMLTKLLLDFQKSGKAHSSAVKLYNILNGVFKMAFLDDSIQENPMLRVTRPKPRKNEHVKEESEKAYTVQQLRHILKCLDNEPLKWQAYINLVADTGMRRGEACGLQWTDVDFKKGCITIRRNLQYTSAAGIYEDTPKNRKSRPIDIGPDVVKLLRQLQTEQSSKCISKWIFTQDGSSDPMHPQSPTRYFKKFGQRYGVEDFHPHKLRHTSASLALTNGADVVSVSERLGHSDTAVTLRMYAHANEESIRRAGQVVRDALKAEGE, from the coding sequence ATGGCGTCCTACAAGAAAACAACTGATGCCGGCGGCGCAACGGTCTATAAAGTCCAGGTATCCAATGGCCGAGGCCGCAAGGTTACACGAAGCTGGAGGCCAGAGCCAGGATGGAGCGCCAAAACGATTAAACGCGAACTCGATAAATTTGCGGCCAATCTGGAAAATGAACTGGCTGAAGGAACCCTTAAAACTCGGCAGGAGGATCTGGAGGAAAGACGCTTAGCTGCTTTGGAAGCGGCAAAGATAAAAACGCTGAGACAGTATGCGGATGGTGTCTTCATGTCGGCAAAAGAAGCCACATTCTCCGAAAACTCGCGTTCAAACTATCGTCAATGCCTCGATAAACACATTCTCCCTGTACTGGGCGACTTCCCCATGAGGGATATTACTCCATCCATGCTCACAAAGCTGCTGCTTGACTTCCAAAAGAGCGGAAAAGCTCACTCCTCGGCAGTCAAGCTATACAATATCCTTAACGGCGTCTTCAAAATGGCATTTCTTGATGATTCAATTCAGGAAAATCCCATGCTACGGGTTACTCGTCCCAAGCCCAGAAAGAATGAACACGTCAAAGAAGAGAGCGAGAAGGCCTATACTGTCCAGCAACTCCGCCACATTCTCAAATGCCTGGATAATGAGCCTCTAAAATGGCAAGCCTATATCAATCTTGTTGCCGATACCGGAATGAGACGTGGTGAGGCTTGTGGCCTGCAATGGACAGACGTAGACTTCAAGAAGGGCTGTATTACTATTCGGCGTAATCTTCAATATACGTCCGCTGCAGGTATCTACGAGGATACCCCCAAAAACAGAAAATCCCGGCCTATTGATATCGGCCCGGATGTGGTCAAGCTCCTGCGCCAGCTCCAGACTGAGCAGTCAAGCAAGTGTATTAGCAAATGGATCTTTACTCAGGATGGTTCTTCTGATCCGATGCACCCTCAAAGTCCTACCCGTTATTTTAAGAAATTCGGTCAGCGATACGGCGTAGAGGATTTCCACCCACACAAGCTCCGGCACACATCGGCCTCCCTTGCTCTTACCAACGGGGCAGATGTCGTATCGGTTAGTGAACGCCTTGGGCATAGTGATACCGCTGTTACTCTGAGAATGTATGCCCACGCTAATGAAGAATCCATCAGACGCGCCGGACAGGTCGTCCGAGACGCCCTCAAAGCAGAGGGTGAATAA